Proteins encoded by one window of Halorubrum ruber:
- a CDS encoding phosphoribosylaminoimidazolesuccinocarboxamide synthase, whose amino-acid sequence MTSVKEFRVDEPATADGLGRGRFVFTDAYSVFDWGQMPDVIPNKGASLCAMGAFNFELLEREGVPTHYRGVADADSGDVVPLDEASAPPTEMAIDLTQVPDLPYEGPHAGYDYDAFHAAGGENYLVPLEVVFRNRVPVGSSLRRRREPADFGLDDLAGGDGEWPDEPVDLPEPVVEFSTKYEQQDRYLTRAEADAVAGVADVDALESLAREVNRVVTERAEAAGFVHEDGKIECLYVDGELRVADVVGTFDENRFSYGGRGISKEVVRQWYKANDPDWVAAVKEAKESVAGRDIDDWRELCDESPDPLPPAVVAAVSEMYAAGTNAYTDREWFDVPDIEAALDAVDAL is encoded by the coding sequence ACGCCTACTCGGTGTTCGACTGGGGGCAGATGCCCGACGTGATCCCGAACAAGGGCGCGAGCCTCTGCGCGATGGGCGCGTTCAACTTCGAACTGCTGGAGCGCGAGGGGGTCCCGACCCACTACCGAGGGGTCGCGGACGCCGACTCCGGCGATGTCGTCCCGCTCGACGAGGCGAGCGCGCCGCCGACGGAGATGGCCATCGACCTGACGCAGGTCCCCGACCTCCCGTACGAGGGGCCGCACGCCGGCTACGACTACGACGCCTTCCACGCCGCGGGCGGCGAGAACTACCTCGTCCCCCTCGAAGTGGTGTTCCGCAACCGCGTCCCCGTCGGCTCCAGCCTCCGGCGCCGCAGGGAGCCCGCGGATTTCGGCCTTGACGACCTCGCGGGGGGCGACGGCGAGTGGCCCGACGAGCCGGTCGACCTCCCCGAGCCGGTCGTGGAGTTCTCGACGAAGTACGAGCAACAGGACCGCTACCTGACCCGCGCGGAGGCCGACGCGGTCGCGGGCGTCGCCGACGTCGACGCCCTCGAGTCCCTCGCGCGAGAGGTGAACCGCGTCGTCACCGAGCGCGCCGAGGCGGCCGGCTTCGTCCACGAGGACGGGAAGATCGAGTGCCTCTACGTCGACGGCGAGCTCCGGGTCGCCGACGTGGTCGGCACGTTCGACGAGAACCGGTTCTCCTACGGCGGGCGCGGGATCTCGAAGGAGGTCGTCCGCCAGTGGTACAAGGCGAACGACCCCGACTGGGTCGCGGCCGTGAAGGAGGCGAAGGAGTCGGTGGCGGGCCGCGACATCGACGACTGGCGCGAGCTCTGCGACGAGTCGCCCGACCCGCTGCCGCCCGCGGTCGTCGCGGCCGTCTCCGAGATGTACGCGGCCGGGACGAACGCGTACACCGACCGCGAGTGGTTCGACGTACCCGACATCGAGGCGGCGCTCGACGCGGTCGACG